DNA from Kryptolebias marmoratus isolate JLee-2015 linkage group LG15, ASM164957v2, whole genome shotgun sequence:
GCTATATATACACGGGCCTCTCCTGTAGCGGGGCAAGGTAACATTGCGTAATCGGTAACCCAGAAAAGACTTTGTACGCGAGTGCAGTGCAGGTAAAACTGTTGTAGGAAGTACACGAGCTGCTTATGATTTACCCGACAGAAAACAGATCGGGAAACTACTCTGAAAAGCTATTTGTCACGTAGatatttcttttaagaaaagttccaaaaactttttcattatcctaaatgtaaaaattagattttttttaaagaaaactcaaattGATGAGTGTAGAGttggagcacagacaaggttttctATAAAGGTTCACCCGTGACcttgaccccgtgaccttgaTTGAAATCAAGAGGGATCACCCTTGACACAtcaggtgtccagctgtgcagactgacatttttatgttgaagggaaacataaaagaaattgTCCACAGACGACAACATAACACGTTGTgtggcattaaaaaacaaaacaaaccatggTGGATTGGGTAGAAATGTACttaagaaataattatttttgactaaactaaatgaaaaaaagaaatgtttttgcagTCCTAATAAGCAAGAAAAGAAATCCTCCAGATGTGGCTTATTGCTCTACatgaaactttaattttataacGCTACAAGAAACACAACCACCTGAAAACGTGTATGAGGAACATGTCCATGTTGTAGATTTAATGGTTCAGTTTCTGTAATTATTgacataataaacatttttaatttgttaagaatctgtttttgtaattaataaacttttacaaagactaacacatgtaaacatgtaaattttGACACTTGTCTTTCTCTGCCTCTGAAAGTCACTCGATCCGTTTAGTACTACGGGGTGGATACTTGACCTCAGTAATCTAGTGGCAAAGAAGTGGCGAGACTTTAAATTGATGCTGggataaactctgttttttcttcagcgCTTCTGCGTTTCAGCTTggtttgtgttaaataaataacgACAAGGTAAATTGTCTTTTACTCTTCCATGACTGTATAATTTCTCTTTCACATTACTGTAGTTTCACTCACTGACAGCCTTTTCTCCTCGAAGGTGTCGTTACTGGCTTCACCTCAACAACCTTGAAACAAAACTGGGATTCCCATTTTCTTCATATAGATTTAAACACATATATAACAtgtacagacagacacacacagatacactgTGCGTATACTGAACAATGCATCTCACAAAATACCCGCAACTGCTGTCAAATTACTTTTACGGAAACCGAGCATCACTAATCATGAAGTAAAGCTGCACCTGACAGTTTGCTGCCAAAACAACAGCCTGCTTTTTGAGCGGAAAGGACGGCTGCTGAATAACTGCAAATTGCACTCCCATTCGCTTTCGACATCTCCACTAATCTGCGGGAAAATTgtgaaacttaaaacaaaaggcGTGGTGCATTTAGGAGTTTATGGTGTAAACGTGCTGGgtttttttgcttctgctgacggatgggtctttttttttggagaataaAAGAGGGATAATGAATATCTATTTTGCAATTTCAACTAAGTATACTGAGCCACTTCTTCATGCAGGCAAAAGACGGAAATATATTGATGACCATGTGGTTTCATCTAATAGCCTTTTAAAATGAGCTATTGATTCTTCCCAGcatgttttttccttttaaaaaaaggaacctTGAAACAAACATCTTTGATGAGAAAAGGAGTGAAGCACAACACACTCAAAGACTGAGGGagtagaaagaaaaactgacaggaacaaaaacagtaaatacaGCGGCACAAATGATGCCTGGTAATgttagtaatttaaaaaaaaaaaacatatattctCGTAATATTCTCTTAAATGTATGCCAGAGACTGAGTAAATACTTTTGAGATTTATTTCTACCTTGTTAattaagatatttttttcctcGTGATGCTGACATTTAAGATACTTGATCGAGTATCACACATTTCCTAAACACAAAACTGATCACAAACACTTATAAAACCAGTTCATTGTATGTGCTCGCCTTCTTTTGAAGGCTACGCTGCATTCACACTTTTTGTGTAATCCAGTTACTTTGCGAGCCAATTTTCccagtgagaaaaacaaaaaaaaaatccctagaGAAAATAATCTCGTCTTGTTGGATCCTGGAGAAGCACAGCTAACActtctcaggaaaaaaaaactcagatttatGCTTTCAGAAGCATCGTTATGTATCATTTGTACAGGTTTTAGCAGAAGGGGTTCACATCGAGACACTCAAGTCTCACCgttttgtgatatttaatgACCCAAATCATCTCACCTTCCACTCCACTGATGCACTTGACGCGGTCGCGAACCTCCACATTGTACCCCTCGAAGGACATGAAGACTCCGTCGGGGTGATAGGGTTCGCGCTGGGCGTAAACCTTCGAGTAGCTGTGCTGGAACTCGAACCGGTCGTAGCCGTCGTACTGCACTATCTTGCCATACACCTCAAAGTACTTCTCCAGCCAGCCGAAAGGCAGGTAGACTTCCCCGCCCTCTCGCCTGCCTTTGATGGTGGAGTCGTCGTTGATCAGGCAATCGATCTCCTCGTACTTGACCCCGCCGAGAACGCCGACGACGGGCGGGGGCTCCGGAGGTTGCGgaggttgctgctgctgctggctgccgTCATCCCTGATCTTAGGACTTGGAGCTACGAAGGCGGCGCGGGGCAGGAAGCGGATGGAGGTGTCGCTGGCGCAGCGGTTCCAGAGCAGCACCGTGATGAGCGTGAAGAGAGCGCAGATGACAATGAGGGTCTTGTAGTTGACCCGTGCAGCCAGGCAGCGCATGTTCACAACCAGGCctgcacaacacacacaaacagcacatTAAACCCAcgcacaacaaaaaaacaacatttgttcaGACGCTCTCTTTTATAAACAGAGACTTATTCATTAAGACAAAATTAAAGCtttgtttgaagaaaacaaacaaaaaaaaaaacagcgctTCAAATAATTAACTACCTGATTGAAGCCAGTGAAgatcatttgtaaaaaaaaaaaaaacattcctttcCTCTCTTAAATCAAATTACTTCAGTGGTGGACAAAAGGGACGCCGACTCTAATCCTTGTAAAGCCTTAAGTGGCGCTGACCCCATCAGGAGTCTGGACAGTGCCCTGCAGGACGTGACCCAGGCCGTTTACTCAAACTGCTCACACCGAACCAAATGGACCGATCTAATAGATCATTAATTAGTAGCATATTAGTCACAAGGTAAAACAAGCAGTTTATAATCAATGACAGAGCGTGGAGCACAACGTCCCTTCACTTATCATTTcataaaatcctaaataaaGTAGATagcttagctttttttttacctgctgaaGAATACAAAGAGACAGATTTTGTAATAAAGATTGCTTACTCTGATCTAAATCAAACTTCCCATTACTTT
Protein-coding regions in this window:
- the glceb gene encoding D-glucuronyl C5-epimerase B isoform X2 — its product is MRCLAARVNYKTLIVICALFTLITVLLWNRCASDTSIRFLPRAAFVAPSPKIRDDGSQQQQQPPQPPEPPPVVGVLGGVKYEEIDCLINDDSTIKGRREGGEVYLPFGWLEKYFEVYGKIVQYDGYDRFEFQHSYSKVYAQREPYHPDGVFMSFEGYNVEVRDRVKCISGVEGVPLSTQWGPQGYFYAIQIAQYGLSHYSKNLTERAPHVEVYDTAEERDSRASTAPWSVPKGCSLSRVHDKARSTSVRQFSAPGSWCLSPAVTVREAGGHSGQISSPSQGHIETNDQSHSHLGTILELPVNLTCMEYPE